A window of the Helianthus annuus cultivar XRQ/B chromosome 4, HanXRQr2.0-SUNRISE, whole genome shotgun sequence genome harbors these coding sequences:
- the LOC110903992 gene encoding TOM1-like protein 4 has product MSNSNAAACAERATSDMLIGPDWAINIELCDIINMDPGQAKDALKLLKKKLGNKNPKIQLLALFVLETLTKNCGENIFQLIIERDILHDMVKIVKKKPDLNVREKILILIDTWQEAFGGRGGRYPQYYEAYNELRSAGVDFPPKEENSVPLFTPPQTHPVVHATSPYEEAAIQASLQTDAAGLSLSELVNAEGIADVLMDMLCALDPNNKEGVKEELIVDLVDQCRSYQQRVMTLVNTTSDEQLLGKGLTLNDTLMRVLRRHDDIAKGVGPTQPGVTSATESSVAPLVNVTHEDDESDDDFGQLAHRGQSRNQNATRTEPLRAAPLIPPPPASRRPVSTDSGNMVDYLSGDTYTSKPSTNPPKPPSPPPPSDDYINPTATLFTDQPTYDEPKPKDHSPLSQYTAAPAVSIPPPPAKHSERRQFFDQNHTSLSSSGSGSSYDSLVGQTQNLSLNSSTPPKKEKPEDALFKDLVDFAKAKSSSPSSSSYPNRSF; this is encoded by the exons ATGTCAAACAGTAATGCAGCAGCATGTGCAGAAAGGGCAACAAGTGATATGCTGATCGGTCCTGATTGGGCCATTAATATTGAGCTATGTGATATTATTAATATGGATCCTGG GCAAGCAAAAGATGCTCTGAAGTTACTGAAGAAGAAGCTCGggaacaaaaatccaaaaatacaACTCCTCGCTCTTTTC GTATTGGAAACTCTGACTAAAAATTGCGGAGAGAACATATTTCAGCTGATTATCGAGCGGGACATTTTGCACGATATGGTCAAAATCGTCAAGAAAAAG CCGGATTTAAACGTACGTGAAAAGATTCTTATCCTGATAGATACTTGGCAAGAAGCGTTTGGGGGACGCGGAGGACGGTATCCGCAATACTATGAAGCATACAATGAACTGAGG TCTGCAGGAGTAGATTTTCCACCAAAAGAAGAGAACAGTGTCCCGTTATTTACACCACCGCAAACGCACCCTGTTGTGCACGCTACTTCACCGTATGAGGAAGCGGCTATTCAGGCGTCCCTTCAAACCGATGCTGCGGGACTTAG CTTGTCGGAACTCGTGAACGCAGAAGGAATAGCAGATGTGTTGATGGACATGCTTTGTGCTTTGGATCCTAACAACAAGGAGGGGGTAAAAGAAGAATTGATTGTTGACCTTGTTGACCAATGTCGATCTTACCAACAACGGGTCATGACCCTTGTAAATACTACATC aGATGAGCAGCTTCTAGGCAAGGGTTTGACTTTGAATGATACTTTGATGCGTGTTCTTCGCCGTCATGATGATATTGCCAAGGGTGTGGGCCCTACTCAGCCCGGTGTGACATCAGCAACCGAAAGCTCAGTAGCTCCTCTTGTGAATGTTACTCATGAGGATGACGAGTCTGATGATGATTTTGGTCAGCTTGCACACCG GGGACAAAGCAGGAACCAAAACGCTACAAGAACCGAACCACTGCGTGCAGCCCCACTTATTCCCCCACCACCCGCATCAAGGAGGCCCGTTAGTACCGATTCAGGCAACATGGTTGACTATCTTAGCGGTGATACATACACCTCCAAACCATCAACAAATCCGCCTAAGCCGCCCTCCCCTCCCCCACCGTCAGACGACTACATAAACCCAACCGCAACACTTTTCACCGACCAGCCTACGTACGATGAACCCAAGCCCAAGGACCATTCACCGTTGAGTCAATACACCGCAGCGCCTGCAGTGTCCATCCCACCACCACCTGCTAAACATAGCGAGAGACGACAGTTCTTTGACCAGAATCACACTTCGCTATCTAGCAGTGGGTCGGGTTCGTCTTATGACAGCTTGGTGGGTCAGACTCAAAATCTTTCGCTTAATTCTTCGACCCCACCCAAGAAAGAAAAACCAGAAGATGCTTTGTTTAAAGACCTTGTGGATTTTGCCAAGGCCAAGTCGTCGTCACCGTCTTCGTCTTCGTATCCGAATAGATCATTTTGA